Genomic DNA from Nicotiana tabacum cultivar K326 chromosome 21, ASM71507v2, whole genome shotgun sequence:
CATTTGAAAGTAATATTTTTAATTCACTTACAATTGTCTTCAATTACAGTTGGTGCTTTCATGGCACTTTCAAGCTGAAACCATATGTGAATTCTCCAAGCAGGAGTTCATTGGTGGAGTACAGTCTCTTGAGTAAGCCTAGATTAAGGCCTTTGCCACTCTATAGTTAAATTTCTTTTATTGTGGCAAGTATAAATTTTAGATGTTTAATGTATAATGAAGCTGTATCCTGAATGGCAGAATAGATTCATTGGAGAAGTTCAAGAAAAAAATCCCATTTTTGCGATCTGAGCTGAAAGATGAAGGTATGTCATGACACGGAATTCTCCATTGTTGGTCAAAGAAATTACATCATTATTcaataatttcttatttgaaatttCAACATGGATTTCAAATCACTTTAACTGGTAATTTTATCTGACTAGATGAAAGAATTCCTTACCTTTTGCTCTTTTTAAAACCCTTTTTCCAGATACTTTCCGTGAAATTTACAACTTTGCTTTTGATTGGGCAAAAGAAAAGGTTTGTACTTTATTACTGATCCCTCAGTACCCTTTTTCTCTCAAAGTTCTAAGGCTGTCTTGAgtttgcattttctttttctttttctttttcttttttcaattaattaattctaaatgaCTGCTATTTATTTTACGTTCAGAAGCTTCTTCATTTGCTTGGCTCTCCTTGTCTTTCATGTATTCATTTGACTTGTCAGATACTAGTATGTTGAGAATATGTCTAAGATGCAATAACTCAGTTTGTTGCTGCCGATTCCTAAAATGATTCTCCTTTCCCCACATTACCAGATAAGCCGTGATGCATTTCAAAGTTATCCCATGTTTACTATTTAGTCTAACTGAATAGTTCGTACATAGGAAGCTACTTAGCTTATACCAAGAATCTTGGGGTACAAGCACTTAATACTGGGTTTTTTATGCAGGCTCATTAGCAGAAGACAATCTAAAGCCAAACGAATCACCTTTAATTGGGATGTTGCAGTAAATTATTGAAGTTCTTCAATAGAGTTGAATGGAAAAGGAAAGATATAATTAATTACAACACGTCATTAGTTATAAGCACCTATACTTAAAATAGAAGACCCTGAGCGGACAAGGTTTATGTTGTGTGTATAGTACCTCGAAAACTTTGTTTGCAGCAGTTCACATCGTGTCACTACACAGTGGAACAAGCCACACCTAGGCAGAAATTTGATTTTGGGTTTAATCTTAAAGCGAGGAAACCAAGAAATTGTATGAATGGTACCTATCAAAATGAAAGCTGATAAAATACAATAAGTCCTGTACCCAGGGAATGGTATAGTGGCTGAGTGGAGTAACAATCTGGAGAGTGTTTGAGTTCCAGTTAGAACACCTAAAACACtgcctcccctccccccccccccccaacacacacacacacactattgTTGAAGTCCAGGAGATCTTGGTCTAGGTGCACACAAGATTGAAACATCAccaatgttaaataaaatagtATAAGATCTAAACACTTGAAAGCAGGAAGGTACCTACACTTCCGAAACTGAAGGGAAAGTGGAGGTTCGCTTCCGGTGtcgtgtgataagaatgtgccgctgAGACTtaaaaggtaagttctacaaggttgtagttagaccgactatgttgtatggagcaGAGTGTTGGCCGGTCAAGAACTCTCATACCTAGAAGCTAAAAGTagctgagatgaggatgttgaggtggacgTGTGGGTGCCCGGGTGgataaaattaggaatgaagttatttgggaaaaggtgggagtggcccctgtggaggataagatgcgggaggtggggttgagatggttcgggcatgttaagaggagaagtatAGAAGCCCCAGTTAGAAGGTGCGAGTGGTTAGCCTCGGTGGGTAGCCggaggggtagaggtaggcctaagaagtcttgGGAAGAGATTATTAGGCGGGACATGGCGCAGCTGTAGctgactgaggacatggccctagacaAGAGGGTGTGGAGGTCAAACATTAGGGTAAAAAGTTCgtaggtagtcgagcgtttctctttgtcttactcagttcgttagcattagtgttagtatgatatTTTTTATTCATAGATTGCTATTACTACCTAGAGTTTGAATGCATTCTTGGATTCAATCTTATTTTATCTTGCTGTTATTCGTATTCCTACTTGTTGCAATCTCTGCCCTTccaggggtaggggtaaggctgcgtacatcttacccttcacagaccccacttgtgggaaactactgggttttgttgttgttgttgttgttgttgtgttacatGAGTATGCTAGTTTGCATCCATGGTTTTGCTTGATTTATGGGATGATTGTTGTATATATTATCTGATTCCTGTATATTAGCGCTACTACTTTCTTCATGTGATATCAATAAATAACTTTTGAACCATCAAAAAAAGGTCTCCTGTCTTACCATAGCGAATAGAATTCTACAGTATTCAGTGAACACCACTGAGCAGCAGatctttatgtttttcttttccgcTTTGTTGGTTTGTACTAGTTCTGCATGTTTTACTTACATTTTGCAGTTTGTTATTTTTCATAACCAGGAAAAGCTCAAGAGTATGGTTCGGATAGTAATAACATTTTAGGATGACAAATGCCATGCCTGTAGTTTCAGCTGTATATGTCTTATCTTACTTCGTTATATTAGGTAATGGTTGTTTATTTATAGATCTCTTAGTAAACATTTGAATGGAGATTTCCGTATATTTGACATTATACAAGGGTACAAAACATATACTCTCTCTGAGCTTCCTCTACTGCACTCGGGATAACGATATCCACTTAATTTTCAGGGTCAGAAATCTTTGGCCTTGGAAACGGCAATTGGTTTGTGGCAGTTATTCTTTGCAGAAATGCAGTGGCCATTGGTTGAGCATTGGTGTCAGTTTCTCGAGGTAATTGAGATGAAATCCTCGGATATCCATTTTTTAAGTTGTTATCTATGTACAGGCAGCTGACTACGTTTGCTAGGTTTGCCGATTCAGTTTTTTTGCTTAATGAAGATGACATCATGCCGTATTTTGCTGGATGCTCATTGGTTCTGTTTACTTGATGTAGTCTCATGCTTGATAATGCTCCACCCCTTTTGATTTGTGTCTATTTTAATGTGCACATGATTTTCACTTGGTTCGTATTTCCGCATGACAACTAATGTGCTGTTACAAGTGTTTTTGAGGATGCTATAACTCACCCCTGTCCTTGCTTTCTTCTTGTGGTATGCTTTTGCTGCCAACTGATTCAGGAACGGAATATGAAGGTTATCTCACGTGATGTTTGGCTACAGCTACTGGAATTTGCAAAGGTAAGTTCCGACTCATCACTTTAGCGTATTAGCTTTCAAATACACCCTCTCTATATATTCTCCACCTTCTCCCCGTACTCCATCCAATTCCCTCTGACTTTCTGCTATTAGTTTATTATCTAAATCATGTCAAAAGATGCCTAAAGGTTTTGTACttacaaaaaagagaaaaaagttgCCGGAATGTTTCGCACATCAGTATGTATTATTTCAAGTTATTttcaaaggaaaataaaaaaaaaaaaaagaacattaTATTGGTATCTATGATGTCTTACGCAGACTGTGGACTCTACATTATCAAACTATGATGCTGAAGGAGCTTGGCCTTGTCTTCTTGATGAATTTGTTGAATACTTGATTGAAAATGGTCATTGTGGGAAAAAGTCGGATGAATGATTGAATCCTGAAGTACCGATGGAGTGCTGTCACTTTCAATGATGTGAAAtgttcttttttactttttgctTCCAAGAACAACTCCTTGTACAAAATAAGTGAGGTAAAGGACCACTTGGAATTGTAGATGAGTCTTGCGTGTTCCTGTACTTGTCCTCACTGTCGATTCAAAGTTATCATTTTTTGTTTGGATTTACTTGATTTATTAATGAGTCATTCTTTGGAAAAACTCCCCAAGAGCAAAAAATTAGGGGAACTGATACTAACTTCTAGTACTTGATCTAACAATGGAAAAACCCTTGAGCGTTCAGCTTCATCTTTCTGGCATTTCTCCAGTGCAGAGTGAGTGTTTGAATTATTGGAAGGGAATGGGAAATTGCACTTGTGTGTCTTGTTCGACTTCCAAAGGAAACTGCAATATTTTAACAATATATTCCTGTAATGTTGGGGGAAAGAGAACGATTAAACAGTATTGCGTTTGATGTCAGAGTGAAGGTTAAAATAGAGAAAGTAGTCCTTTGAAATtgataaattaaacaaaacataAGTATCTTCACTTGTGTAGCTAAATATAGATCCAAGAGTTGAGTTGCAAAAGTCCCATGAGCGAGCTAAAAATGCTTTAGCTACCAATCCCTTTTGTTTATTGGTCTTTGTATATACGTTTTGGATATTTGCCAAGCTGCTAGTAATTGGGAGAAGAGCTGATTTTCTGGCGTACGTAATCAGCAGAAAAGGATGCAAAAGAACGATTAACGTCATTGATGAATGAGTAAACGATTTATTCAGTCGATAAAAGAAAATGATAGTTAGCAAAACATAAGCTTTGCAATAGAATGATGCATAAATAGTCTTAAAATCAGTTTTACAAAGCATTGGGGAAAAAAACATCCTTTATACAAAGCACGTGATCGATCATCAAAATCTCCAACGTATCTTTGTATACCAGAGCCAAGAATGAAACAGTGCCCAGGCCTACCCAACGTATCTATCTATTAGCAGTATTTCCATTGGCATTTGCGTTGGAACTTCACGAAGGCATTGGTCAGAGTTGATGTGAAAAAAGGTAATTCTATATTCTCTGCGCCCCAAATTTCACTACTTGACGACTTTCCATACTAGTCTGACCACAAAATTCCTATAACCACCACTGATTTTAACATCTGTGGAAGGGTGCGGCATAAATGTCCAGCGGTTGATAACTCAAACGGTCATTATGAGGCAATGGTCcttcctgagaatttaaaacagTTTGTTATGTGTATTATAATTACAAGAATCAAAACCAAGACACCTGATAAAAATGTGGATGACAGCATAAGGTTGCCAGCTCAAATATTAACTGTTAAGGAAAATGGTTGTTATAAAGACTTCACATAATAACTGGAAAATATATATGAAGATGAGAATATTACCTCCTCCATGTTTATTTGGAGAGGCTTCACAAAATcttcaaacatggtagggcatAACCCTCTAATTTTGTCTTCTACTTCCTGAAGAAGAACCAGCAGAGGATGTCAACAGAAACAAGGATGCAAACAAAAAGATGCTGACAagtcaaaaaataaaaactaaaagtaCATCCCAGGTTTTGATGAAAAATATAAAGCGTAGTTTAGTATGCCAGACAAGAAGCTATAACATAGGAAAGAAGTCCACAAGTAGGCACTaagataaaaattaaagaatatataCTGGTCTATTGTACAATAAACCCTTGTGgtccggaccccgcgcatagcgggagcttagtgcaccgggctgccctttttttatATACGGGTTCTACCATTCAGATAGTACACCCAAATAATGCAGTCAGAGAATAAGAATTAAAATGTCCAATGTTCTCCTTGGAATGCAAACTACCATTTTCCTGAATGAGCCAGCCAATCCAATTAGGAATCGTCGTAATGTGGAAACAAAATGAAAACTGAGGTTTGTTTAAAACAGTTAATCAGTATGGTGTTTACCACTGTTCAACATCATTAGAGGCATGTCAGCTAGACATTTTAAAATTTTCCGTCCAAGTTTCAAATTCAATATCCATCTTGAATTTACCACTGTTTGACAGAGCTTGATGAGCGACGATGGAATAAATTTAAATTGGCACGTATGTTTAAGTATCTGTATAACAATAAGCTCCTTTTGTTCCGTAAGACCGCAACATTCTCTtcttgcaatctataaagaaGATCCTCTTTAGTACTGTGAATGCTCTAGCACTTGATCTCTCCTACTTTTAGCAAGATATAAAGGAACCATCTCTTTCGACGTTCTAAACTATATCTTTCTGAACCAAATAAGTTAACGATTCCTTTAAAATAGGCTTTGAGTGTGCATTTGGTGTATACACATATATATCTCTTATTTGATTTAGTCAGGCACATTAGGTTCATAGGCTCTTTGATCTGCTAGATCTATTATAGAATTTACTGGTCCAATTACATGTTTTCTAAGATTTTCTATGCGAGATTTCTTTGTCAAAATATAACATACCTATAGTTTATAATAGGTTTTTTTCAATAAAATAGTTTGCGATAGGTTGTTTTTGGAGCTTCTAAGCATGAAGAATATTCTAGCTGAAACCAAGTTTAGCAAATTGTTATCAACACCAGAAATAATCCATAAATTGTCTCCCCAAATTACCACGTGTCGAAGAGTCGACTAGGACTTTATCATGAGGTAACATGAAATACGTTTTCCTCTACTTGCGGTACAAATCTATATGCACTTCCATGTCCCGTCAAATTTTCTTGTCTCAAGTAGGAAATAAATTAACTCCGACTTTTTCTACCAGATATTTCAATCCTCTAATCTAACATTTCAACCCCGAAAGCAACAATCACATCACAAGACACTCGAACCACAACGAAAAACATAGtcgaaaatttattttttgataatggtaacaaattttataaaagagtAAAATATTTACAAGAGATTGTGTGAGCCACATTCAGACCCCAAAAGATCAGAGACTGCGTAGCCTTTTCTGTTCGATTACATTTCTTCTAGCAAATCTAGTAAAGAGTGTACATCCTCTCTATAGCTCTCTttgcaccaaaaatgaaataacaaaaaacAATTAAGCTTAATTTTCTAGTAAGAGCTAGGCCTATCTTCAAAAATTCTGGCATTCCTTTCCTTCCATATGACCCACCAGATGCAAGCGGGAACTACTTTCCACCATTTCTTCTGTTTAATATTTGCACCTCCATTGTTCCAGCTACTTAGAAGAGATGTAGTGTTATTGGGCATTGTCCATGAGATTCCAGCCAAATTAATATAGAAATGCCAAAGTTGAATAGTGACTGGACAGTGTATAAAGAGATGGGATGCTGACTCCCCATCTTTGCCACAAAGACTACACCTAGCTTGTAGCTGAATTCCTCTCCTAATAAGATTATCCTGGGTTAGAACAGCTTCCCTTGCTACTAACCATGTGAAACATAAGACTTTTGTGGGCGCCCTGACCCTCCAAATTTGTTTCCATGGCCATCCTTGAGTAGGATTAGTAGTAGTGTTGAAGAAATGATGAGCAGATTTCACTGAAAATGCTCCTGATTTGTGACCCTTCCACAGTAAAACATCATCCTCTTCTGTGAGACCTTGGAAGGCTTCTAAGATTTCCCAGAATTCTGTTACACTTTGCAACTCCCAGTCATTTAAGTTCCTTCTGAAAATAATATTCCACCCATGTGTGGATTTTGCTTCTGCTACTGAAATTCTTGGGTTCGCGTCAATGTTATATAATTCTGGAAACTGATCATTCAGAGGAGTGTGCCCAAACCATGTGTCACACCAGAAGAGAACTCTTCTTCCATTTCCAACCTTGATACTAGAATGATCAGCAATGAACCTCCATTGTCCCCTAATTGTTTTCCATACACAGACTCCATATGGGAATGATACAGGTTTGGTGCACCAAGGTCCTCCATGGCCATACTTCTCTTGTATCACCCTTCTCCATAAAGTTGTTTCCTCCAAATTATACCTCCATAACCATTTTGCAAGGAGACTGTTGTTCTGAGCCTTTAGGTTTCTAATACCTAAACCACCTTCCTGCTTAGAACACAAAAGAGTATCCCATTTGACCAAGTGAATAGCCTTTTTCTCACTATTTCCTTGCCAGATAAAATTTCTTCTTAGGGAATCAATCTTTTTCCCCACCTTACTTTGTATTGGGAATAAGGACATCACATAGGAAGGCAGTGCATCTAAGACACTATTCACCAGAGTCACCCTGCCTCCAAGTGACAAATATTGACTCTTCCGTCTTGAAAGTCTTTTTTCACTCCTTTCAATCACCCCTTGCCAGATTTCTTGCGACTTGTTTTTGGAGGCCAAAGGAAGGCCTAGATATTTAGTAGGTAGGTTCTCTATTCCACATTCCAAAATATTAGCCAAAATCTGTATGTTTGGAACTTCATTTACATGATATAGCTTACTCTTTCCCCAGTTAACATGTAAGCCTGCAACAGCTTCAAAGGTTGTTAATATTAGTCTGAGATGAAGCATCTCTTCTGGTTGAATTCCCATGAAAATGATAGAGTCGTCTGCATACAGGAGATGTGAAATCTCTAGGCTGCAATTTTGTTTGTTAGACACCTTGAAACCCTTGATCCAGCCATTTGACTTTGCAGTGTTGATCATCTGATTCAACCCTTCCATTGCCATCAGAAACAAAAAGGGGGATAAAGGATCCCCTTGCCTTAGCCCCCTTTCTGAAGAGAAAAAACCTTGTGGTGAGCCATTAATCAAGATAGAGAATTTTACAGTGCTAAGACAGAAACGGATCGAGTTAATCCACTTAGTTCCAAAGCCCATGTCAGACATTAATCTCATGAGGAACTTCCAGTTGACATGGTCGTAAGCCTTCTCTATATCCAGCTTGCATAGAACGCCTGGAATTTTGCTTTTGAGTCTAGAGTCAACCACCTCATTAGCAATAAGAGA
This window encodes:
- the LOC107814137 gene encoding uncharacterized protein LOC107814137 isoform X2 — translated: MKTHDWHLEGALEAFYNEGNAKAVQEKNRWEVLFNKYKDPKADMIMADGISNLCNDLQVEPQDIVMLVLSWHFQAETICEFSKQEFIGGVQSLEIDSLEKFKKKIPFLRSELKDEDTFREIYNFAFDWAKEKGQKSLALETAIGLWQLFFAEMQWPLVEHWCQFLEERNMKVISRDVWLQLLEFAKTVDSTLSNYDAEGAWPCLLDEFVEYLIENGHCGKKSDE
- the LOC107814137 gene encoding uncharacterized protein LOC107814137 isoform X1; the protein is MNKLGFARKEKVQQFMSVTGASEKVAIQTMKTHDWHLEGALEAFYNEGNAKAVQEKNRWEVLFNKYKDPKADMIMADGISNLCNDLQVEPQDIVMLVLSWHFQAETICEFSKQEFIGGVQSLEIDSLEKFKKKIPFLRSELKDEDTFREIYNFAFDWAKEKGQKSLALETAIGLWQLFFAEMQWPLVEHWCQFLEERNMKVISRDVWLQLLEFAKTVDSTLSNYDAEGAWPCLLDEFVEYLIENGHCGKKSDE